The genomic region AGGTTAAAGTCTCATTCTAGATTAGACACGTTTTAACCAGGGTGCGTCACTACGTCACTGAACATCTCCAACTCTCAAAATAAAAACTTGTCAGTTTAGCCTCCAAACAACTGTCATTAATTCGTACAGCCTAATGAAATAGAATATAAACCACTTGGTTATTCCAACTAAATGCTGGATTAAATCTTTCAGACGATTGTTCAATGATTTCATTTGACCACATTCATCTTTAATGCATATGGGTCGAACAAAGCAAAGACGTGTGTTGGAATTTAAAGGGGGATTAAGGAAATTATTTAAATTCGGAACCAACAGCGCTAATTGAAATGTGTTGAAAGCAGTTCAATTAAGACCCGCCCCGGGCATTACATGCAGAACTCATCACATGTAATGAGGCTAAACTGCGGAATATTTGCAACAAAGAACCTTGGATGGTTCCTATTGTTAGAGGGACTTAACACCTTTTCAGAGTTAAATCCCTGATTGTGCGTCTCCAACAGGAGGTGGTATTAAAATGCGCCTGTAACAAATGGGGTTTTGGAGAAGCTGCTACTCCGTGGGCGGAGCGAGATGACACAACAATTAAAGATGAACTTTGTGTGAACTAATTTCTGTCGCCAAGCCAAGGTAACAGGAGGCCGAGACCTGTATAAAAAGGCCATAGAAAACACCCAGACTTTCAGTAGCAAACAAACTCTTGCTCCACCTAAAAGTCCTCACACGTTTATAGTTGGTTTGGTTACGCGACTCGTTACGCGCACTAGTGCGATGGCTTTGAACACGTTGGTGGCGACCCTTTTGTGCACGATTGTGCTTCCAATCTTTCTCTTTTTAATCGCGGTGAAGTTATGGGAGGTTTATTTGATCCGTGGTCGGGATCCCAGCTGTCGAGCCCCCCTCCCTCCTGGGTCCATGGGTTTACCTTTCATTGGCGAGACGCTCCAACTCCTTCTCCAGGTAATTATAACACTTTTTTTCAAACTTAGTAATATTGTATAATATTAACCTGTTGGTGTATATGTTTTCCGTTGATAATAAAcaaagtatttttatttattcattttatcGCAGAGGAGAAAGTTCCTGCGGATGAAACGGCAGAAGTATGGATGCATTTACAGAACGCATCTCTTTGGCAACCCCACGGTGCGCGTCATGGGAGCGAACAACGTCAGACACATTCTGCTGGGTGAACATAAACTTGTCGCGGTGAAGTGGCCCGCTTCCGTCAGAACTATTTTGGGATCGGACACGCTCTCCAATATGCACGGGACCCagcacaaaaacaagaaaaaggTGCGTAGATGGTTTAAAAAATGATTTGGCATGAATAAAATGTTTAAAATGGCAAATTAAATGTAGGATTTTACGCATAGATGTTTGGCTAAAATCTGCACTTATTTAAAGGTCCTTCGTGTCACTCCCGTCTTAACGAAAAGTTTATCCTGTATTTTAGGCTATAATGAGAGCGTTTTCCCGGGATGCCTTGGAACACTACATCCCGGTGAtccaggaggaggtgaggagcgcCGTGAGGGAATGGCTGGAGAAGGACTCATGCGTTCTAGTCTACCCCGAAATGAAGCGCCTCATGTTCCGCATCGCCATGAGGATCCTCCTGGGCTTCGACCCGGACCAGATCAAGACCGACGAGCAGGAGCTGGTGGAGGCGTTCgaagagatgaccaagaaccttTTCTCCCTTCCGGTCGATGTCCCCTTCAGCGGCTTGTACCGGGTAAGTAGCGGTGCACTCAATTCTAATTCTATGACATTTTTAAACAATGTATTCATAATATTGTCAGGGCCTAaattaatgtttaaaaaaatacacatCTTTTATCTACAGGGATTGAAAGCCCGAAATTTAATCCACTCCAAAATCGAGGAGAATATCCAGAAGAAAATAGACAGTGGAAAAGAGGTGAAACACAGAGACGCGCTACAACAGCTGATAGACATCAGTAGGAACAGTGACGAGCCGTTCAGCATGCAGGTAATACTCTATTCTATACATGTATCCCCATCTTCAACAACAGAGACGCTGGGggcggcagcctagtggttagagcggaggggcggcaggtagcctagtggctagagcgtagggccggcgggtagcctagtggttagagcgtagggccggcgggtagcctagtggctagagcgtagggccggcgggtagcctagtggttagagcgtagggccggcgggtagcctagtggttagagcgtagggccggcgggtagcctagtggttagagcgtagggccggcgggtagcctagtggttagagcgtagggccggcgggtagcctagtggttagagcgtaggggcggcgggtagcctagtggttagagcggaggggcggcaggtagccgagtggctAGAGCGTAGggccggcgggtagcctagtggttagagcggagggcggcaggtagccgagtggttagagcggagggcggcaggcagcctagtggttagagcggaggggcggcaggcagcctagtggctagagcgtagggcggcaggcagcctagtggttagagcggagggcggcaggcagcctagtggttagagcggagggcggcaggcagcctagtggttagagcggagggcggcaggcagcctagtggttagagcggaggggcggcaggcagcctagtggctagagcgtaggggcggcaggcagcctagtggttagagcggagggggcggcaggcagcctagtggttagagcggaggggcggcaggcagcctagtggttagagcggagggcggcaggcagcctagtggttagagcggaggggcggcaggcagcctagtggttagagcggagggcggcaggcagcctagtggttagagcggagggcggcaggcagcctagtggttagagcggagggcggcaggcagcctagtggttagagcggagggcggcaggcagcctagtggttagagcggagggcggcaggcagcctagtggcttagctagagcgtaggggcggcaggcagcctagtggttagagcggaggggcggcaggcagcctagtggttagagcggagggcggcaggcagcctagtggttagagcggaggggcggcaggcagcctagtggttagagcggagggcggcaggcagcctagtggttagagcggaggggcggcaggcagcctagtggctagagcgtagggcggcaggcagcctagtggttagagcggagggcggcaggcagcctagtggttagagcggagggcggcaggcagcctagtggttagagcggaggggcggcaggcagcctagtggctagagcgtaggggcggcaggcagcctagtggttagagcggagggcggcaggcagcctagtggttagagcggagggcggcaggcagcctagtggtt from Oncorhynchus keta strain PuntledgeMale-10-30-2019 unplaced genomic scaffold, Oket_V2 Un_contig_3979_pilon_pilon, whole genome shotgun sequence harbors:
- the LOC118379834 gene encoding cytochrome P450 26A1 produces the protein MALNTLVATLLCTIVLPIFLFLIAVKLWEVYLIRGRDPSCRAPLPPGSMGLPFIGETLQLLLQRRKFLRMKRQKYGCIYRTHLFGNPTVRVMGANNVRHILLGEHKLVAVKWPASVRTILGSDTLSNMHGTQHKNKKKAIMRAFSRDALEHYIPVIQEEVRSAVREWLEKDSCVLVYPEMKRLMFRIAMRILLGFDPDQIKTDEQELVEAFEEMTKNLFSLPVDVPFSGLYRGLKARNLIHSKIEENIQKKIDSGKEVKHRDALQQLIDISRNSDEPFSMQAIKESATELLFGGHETTASTATSLVMFLGLNPDTLNKLRQELHQQEELGVDLLGQNVNIEVLEQLKYTGCVIKETLRINPPVPGGFRVVLKTFQLNGYQIPKGWTMIYSICDTHDVADVFPNKEEFNPGRFMDKSSEDSSRFNYIPFGGGSRMCVGKEFAKVLLKIFLVELTLQCDWTLSNGPPTMKTGPTVYPVDNLPTVFSSYSRTW